One region of Camelina sativa cultivar DH55 chromosome 6, Cs, whole genome shotgun sequence genomic DNA includes:
- the LOC104792256 gene encoding thioredoxin O1, mitochondrial-like produces the protein MKVNWSIVRQVFHRRFSTLRSSTPSSRLSTFSSSVGPLMLAPNSLSSMIARNSLFTASNTGRSIDCNFSSTSLLHRRSLCSEAGGEKGVVMVKSEEDFTSAMSKAQDGSLPSIFYFTAAWCGPCRFISPVIVELSKQYPDVTTYKVDIDEGGISKTISELNITAVPTLHFFKGGSKKGEIVGADVTKLKNLMEQLYK, from the exons ATGAAGGTAAATTGGTCAATCGTCCGTCAGGTTTTTCACCGCCGGTTCTCCACTCTCCGGTCCTCGACACCATCTTCGCGATTATCCACTTTTTCCAGTTCCGTCGGACCTCTTATGTTGGCGCCAAACTCGTTGTCGTCGATGATCGCCAGGAACTCGTTGTTTACTGCCTCCAATACTGGCCGATCCATAGATTGTAACTTCTCAAGCACTTCTCTTCTCCACCGGAGAAGCCTCTGTTCAGAAGCTGGAG GTGAGAAAGGTGTTGTTATGGTGAAATCAGAGGAAGATTTCACCAGTGCAATGAGCAAAGCTCAAG ATGGATCTCTACCCTCCATCTTCTATTTCACTGCAGCTTGGTGTGGACCAT GCAGGTTTATCTCTCCTGTAATCGTGGAGCTTAGTAAACAATATCCCGATGTAACTACGTATAAAGTCGACATTGATGAG GGTGGGATTTCAAAGACTATCAGCGAGTTGAATATCACAGCTGTG CCAACACTTCATTTCTTCAAAGGAGGCTCGAAGAAAGGGGAGATTGTGGGTGCAGATGTGACGAAGCTGAAGAATCTCATGGAACAGCTCTACAAGTAA